AAGACATCTTCCCGACGGCACTAACCGAAGCATTGGTGCGGCCAATCGTTTGACGATCCCAGAACTCTTTAGAGATCAACGGGTTTTGACGGTCGAGGAGATACGCGATGACCGAGACCGTCGAGATGATCCACGAGGACGCATTGCCGGGCCATGAAAGCAAGCTTGAGCCCAAGCCCGAATGGCAGCCGCGCTATAAGGGTTCGGACCGTCTGGCGGGCAAGGTCGCGATCATCACCGGCGCGGACAGCGGTATTGGTCGTGCCGTCGCGGCGCTCTATGCCCGCGAAGGCGCCGACATCGCGATCAGCTATCTATCCGAAGACGATGATGCCGCCGAGACGAAACGCATCGTCGAAAGCGAGGGTCGCAATGCGATCTTGATCCGCGGCGATATCGGCGAGACGGAAACCGCGAACCGCGTCGTCGCCGAGACCATCGAGGCATTTGGGCGGATCGACATCCTCGTCAACAATGCCGGTGAGCAGCATCCCGACAAAGACATCACCGATATCACCGAGGAACAACTGCGCCGCACATTCCAGACCAACATCTTTGCGATGTTCTTTCTGGTGCAGGCTGCGCGACCGCATCTGAAATCGGGTGCCGCGATCGTCAACTGCACCAGCGTGACCATGTATCAGGGCAGCAAGGAACTGCTCGACTACAGCTCGACAAAAGGCGCGATCACGGCCTTCACCCGGTCGCTCAGTGAGAACCTCATCGGCGAAGGCATCCGCGTCAATGCCGTCGCGCCCGGTCCGATCTGGACCCCGCTCAATCCCTGTGGCGGCGCCAGCCCGGAGAAGCTCGAGCATTTTGGCGAGAGCACCCCCATGGGCCGGCCGGGACAGCCCAATGAGGTCGCACCTGCCTTCCTGTTCCTGGCCTGCGAGGACAGCAGCTACATGTCGGGCCAGGTGCTTCATCCCAACGGCGGAACGATCGTCAACGGGTGATAAGGCGAACCTTCGGCATGGTGCGTGCGCTGCTCGTCCCCGACATCCAGGCATCTTAGCGGTCGCTCCCCCGCCCTCGTCCTCAAGGGACTTTTGCCCACGACCATCGACATCCATCCAAAGCTTTGGATAGTGGACCGGGCCGTCGCGCTGAGGGCCACGCGCCCAAGCGTCGTCGGCCGCGATCTGCTTCAGGATATTGTCGGTGAGGCGCCGGCGACTGTCGCGCTCGTCGGCGCCAGCCGCGTTGGGGCCGGGCCGTCCAGTGTGCGACGCTGAGCAGAGAATTGGACGTTCGACACATAAACCTGAGTGTAGGACAATCCGGTACGACCCCGCTTTAACGGTCGGGTGAGCGAGCAATTATACTTCGTCGTTGAGACTGGCCTGGGGCGGGTATTGGCTGCCATATCGCAATCGGTCCTGCACGAGC
The Sphingomonas crocodyli genome window above contains:
- a CDS encoding SDR family oxidoreductase → MTETVEMIHEDALPGHESKLEPKPEWQPRYKGSDRLAGKVAIITGADSGIGRAVAALYAREGADIAISYLSEDDDAAETKRIVESEGRNAILIRGDIGETETANRVVAETIEAFGRIDILVNNAGEQHPDKDITDITEEQLRRTFQTNIFAMFFLVQAARPHLKSGAAIVNCTSVTMYQGSKELLDYSSTKGAITAFTRSLSENLIGEGIRVNAVAPGPIWTPLNPCGGASPEKLEHFGESTPMGRPGQPNEVAPAFLFLACEDSSYMSGQVLHPNGGTIVNG